The Aureispira anguillae genome contains a region encoding:
- a CDS encoding sigma-70 family RNA polymerase sigma factor yields the protein MKNECCNINEVVQEFYTYLESYVLTKTKDRFIAQDIVQEVMIKLIESHQQSREIKNLKAWLFQVSRNTIYDYYKNNKIELSGEEIEVGGDDPLSDFSKITVSDYIIPMIQLLPENYAVPLMWSDIENIPQKDIAQRMKIGLSAAKMRIQRGRNKLRELFIECCDIEYDKNGNFIACTVKPFCTPLKKIEKDIKGKLQ from the coding sequence ATGAAAAATGAATGTTGCAATATTAATGAAGTCGTCCAAGAGTTTTATACTTATTTGGAGTCCTATGTTTTAACAAAAACTAAGGATCGATTTATTGCGCAGGACATTGTTCAAGAAGTAATGATAAAACTGATTGAATCGCATCAGCAATCAAGAGAAATCAAAAACCTTAAGGCTTGGCTGTTTCAAGTAAGTAGAAATACAATTTATGATTATTATAAAAATAATAAAATAGAATTAAGTGGTGAAGAAATAGAGGTAGGGGGAGATGACCCACTATCTGATTTTTCAAAAATTACCGTTTCAGATTATATCATTCCTATGATTCAGTTATTGCCAGAGAATTATGCCGTTCCTCTAATGTGGAGTGATATTGAGAATATTCCGCAGAAGGATATTGCTCAAAGAATGAAAATTGGATTATCTGCTGCCAAAATGCGAATACAAAGAGGACGGAATAAGTTGCGTGAGTTGTTTATAGAATGTTGTGATATTGAATACGACAAAAATGGAAACTTTATAGCTTGTACCGTTAAACCATTTTGTACCCCTTTAAAAAAAATTGAAAAAGACATAAAAGGTAAGTTGCAGTAA
- a CDS encoding permease, which produces METLVYILTILADYLVYDLLGLDVTSLFTKALHYFIIGFTEITILVVVVTYLMGIITNYLPMNSIRAFLDKNKKSGLGNVLAALLGAITPFCSCSSIPLFVGMMQAKIPLGIALSFLITSPLVNEIAIAVFWVSYGWKVTIIYVLTGVFLGIIGGLFLEKIGMANYVAEWIKGLEESNTSIAKDDRSFRERLPEIHAEVVQTLRQLIPYIFVGLAIGSFIHGYIPASFFETYISKSNPFAVPIAVVLAIPLYIDAVGVLPIIESLVDKGLPLGTAIAFMMAAIGLSLPEALLLKKVMQRQLIVAFFLTIGIGMVLSGIFFNLIF; this is translated from the coding sequence ATGGAAACTCTGGTATATATACTAACTATATTGGCAGATTATTTGGTTTATGATCTGTTAGGATTGGACGTAACAAGCCTATTTACAAAGGCGCTACATTATTTTATAATTGGATTTACAGAAATTACTATTCTAGTTGTTGTAGTTACTTATTTAATGGGAATCATTACGAACTACTTACCTATGAATAGCATTCGAGCGTTCTTGGATAAAAATAAAAAATCTGGTTTGGGGAATGTCCTGGCAGCTTTATTGGGAGCGATAACCCCCTTTTGCTCTTGTTCCTCGATTCCGCTTTTTGTAGGAATGATGCAAGCAAAAATCCCTTTGGGTATTGCTTTATCTTTTTTAATTACCTCACCTTTAGTGAACGAAATTGCCATAGCGGTGTTTTGGGTGTCTTATGGTTGGAAAGTAACGATAATTTATGTACTTACAGGAGTTTTTCTAGGAATAATAGGGGGGCTTTTTTTAGAAAAAATAGGAATGGCAAATTATGTAGCCGAATGGATAAAAGGTTTAGAAGAAAGCAATACCTCAATAGCAAAAGATGACAGAAGTTTTAGAGAACGTTTGCCCGAAATTCATGCGGAAGTAGTTCAAACCTTACGCCAACTAATTCCTTACATTTTTGTAGGGCTTGCGATTGGTTCATTTATTCATGGCTATATTCCTGCGTCTTTTTTTGAAACCTATATTTCCAAATCTAATCCCTTTGCCGTTCCCATTGCTGTTGTACTTGCTATCCCTTTATATATTGACGCAGTTGGTGTTTTGCCAATCATTGAATCGTTGGTGGATAAAGGACTGCCTTTAGGTACGGCTATCGCATTTATGATGGCTGCGATTGGTTTGTCTCTTCCAGAGGCTTTATTGCTCAAAAAGGTAATGCAAAGACAATTGATTGTAGCCTTTTTCTTAACTATCGGAATCGGAATGGTTCTATCAGGGATATTTTTTAATCTAATTTTTTAA
- a CDS encoding isoprenyl transferase, protein MELKDKIDLNNLPKHVAIIMDGNGRWAKQKGKARVFGHKNGVQSVREVTEAGAELGIQYMTLYAFSTENWNRPKFEVTALMTLLVSTIRKEISTLNKNQIRLQTIGNINMLPSAAQKELLEAVESTKHNTRMTLVLALSYSSKWEIIEAVKDIAQQAKDGQIAIDDINEDSIKDALSTKDFPDPELMIRTSGETRISNFLLWQLAYAELFFTPVFWPDFRKKHFYEAILNFQNRERRFGMTSEQITDVKG, encoded by the coding sequence ATGGAGCTAAAAGATAAAATAGATTTAAACAATCTACCTAAACATGTTGCCATCATTATGGATGGAAATGGACGCTGGGCAAAACAAAAAGGTAAAGCACGTGTTTTTGGACACAAAAATGGTGTTCAATCGGTTCGTGAAGTAACAGAAGCTGGTGCGGAATTAGGTATTCAATACATGACTCTCTATGCGTTTTCTACCGAAAATTGGAATCGCCCCAAGTTTGAGGTAACGGCTTTAATGACGTTGTTGGTATCTACCATTCGAAAAGAAATTTCTACCCTCAACAAAAACCAAATCCGCCTTCAGACCATTGGAAACATCAACATGCTTCCATCTGCTGCTCAAAAAGAATTGTTAGAAGCTGTCGAAAGTACAAAACACAATACTAGAATGACCTTAGTACTCGCCTTGAGTTATAGCTCTAAATGGGAAATTATTGAGGCCGTCAAAGATATTGCACAACAAGCTAAAGATGGGCAAATTGCCATTGATGACATTAACGAAGATAGCATCAAAGATGCCTTGTCTACCAAAGATTTTCCTGATCCAGAGTTGATGATTCGAACCAGTGGAGAAACCAGAATTAGCAATTTTTTGTTGTGGCAATTGGCTTATGCAGAATTGTTTTTTACACCTGTTTTTTGGCCTGATTTTCGTAAAAAACATTTCTATGAAGCCATTCTCAATTTTCAAAACAGAGAACGTCGCTTTGGTATGACCAGCGAACAAATTACAGATGTAAAGGGGTAA
- a CDS encoding thioredoxin family protein yields MSTEIKILHSSCCAKNSPIKNQLERIASKNNIEVTIEELSELKDTMIYGALTFPAIVINGKVYDYKKYASEEKIVSIL; encoded by the coding sequence ATGAGTACTGAAATTAAAATTTTGCATTCATCTTGTTGTGCAAAAAATTCTCCGATCAAAAATCAACTAGAACGAATAGCTTCTAAAAATAATATAGAAGTAACTATAGAAGAACTATCTGAGTTGAAAGATACTATGATATATGGTGCCTTGACTTTTCCTGCTATTGTCATTAATGGAAAGGTTTACGACTATAAAAAGTATGCTTCAGAAGAAAAAATAGTATCAATTTTATAA
- a CDS encoding TVP38/TMEM64 family protein, whose amino-acid sequence MNKKDDRKKYVGLRLGGMLLFIVLSILLVKYTAVGDWLSLDRMQSMVEQTGFWGILIFIGIFVAAAIMNVPGTAFLLLSILLFGYWQGALFTYIGALLGAWVTFVLGRTMGGKALTEIKNPTVKNLLLEAEVRPIRTLIVLRILVQFSPLVGYTLALTNIKQRHYMIGNVIGILIPTIGLSIGMYFFEDTIRSLFG is encoded by the coding sequence ATGAATAAAAAAGATGATCGTAAAAAATATGTAGGTCTCCGCTTGGGAGGAATGCTGCTGTTTATTGTACTTTCTATCTTGTTGGTAAAATATACGGCTGTAGGAGATTGGTTGAGTTTGGATCGGATGCAATCTATGGTTGAACAGACAGGCTTTTGGGGGATTCTTATTTTTATTGGAATTTTTGTAGCAGCAGCCATTATGAATGTGCCAGGAACGGCATTTTTATTGCTTTCTATTTTATTGTTTGGGTATTGGCAAGGGGCTTTATTTACTTATATAGGAGCCTTGTTGGGGGCTTGGGTGACTTTTGTTTTGGGTAGAACAATGGGCGGGAAAGCTTTGACAGAAATAAAAAACCCTACCGTGAAGAATTTATTATTAGAAGCGGAAGTACGTCCTATCCGAACATTAATTGTTTTGCGAATTTTAGTCCAATTTTCGCCTTTAGTGGGGTATACGTTGGCTTTGACGAATATAAAACAACGCCATTATATGATTGGAAATGTGATTGGGATCTTAATTCCAACAATTGGTTTGAGCATAGGAATGTATTTTTTTGAAGATACAATACGTAGTTTGTTTGGCTAA
- a CDS encoding Rpn family recombination-promoting nuclease/putative transposase has protein sequence MSLKDKYINPLTDFGFKKLFGVEPNKELLIDFLNQLLPPIHQIKHLSYTKNEHLGSTAQERKAIFDLYCESASGEKFIVEVQKAKQNFFKDRSVYYSTFPIQEQAKKGDWDFQLAAVYTIGILDFVFDEHKDRDDILHTVKLKDHKNRLFYDKLTYIYIELPKFTKSDTELQSKFDKWLYVFRHLANLQNRPIALQEKIFEKLFEVAEIAKFSPKEKERYEESLKYYRDLKNVVDASKEEGRMEGKIEGREEEKIEIASNLKKQGIPIAVIIQATGLSEDIIENL, from the coding sequence ATGAGTTTGAAAGACAAATATATTAACCCACTTACTGATTTTGGATTTAAAAAGCTTTTTGGGGTCGAACCCAACAAAGAATTATTGATTGATTTCTTAAATCAACTCCTCCCTCCTATTCATCAGATTAAGCACCTTTCTTATACTAAAAACGAACACCTAGGCAGCACCGCCCAAGAAAGAAAAGCTATTTTTGATTTATATTGCGAAAGTGCTTCGGGTGAAAAATTCATTGTAGAAGTCCAAAAAGCAAAACAAAACTTCTTCAAAGATCGGTCTGTCTATTATTCTACTTTTCCTATCCAAGAACAAGCTAAAAAGGGTGATTGGGATTTTCAACTTGCTGCTGTTTATACCATTGGCATTTTAGATTTTGTTTTTGACGAACATAAAGATAGAGATGATATTTTGCATACTGTAAAATTAAAAGATCATAAAAACAGGCTCTTTTATGATAAACTCACTTACATCTATATTGAATTGCCCAAATTTACCAAATCGGACACAGAACTTCAATCTAAATTTGATAAATGGCTTTATGTTTTCAGGCATTTAGCAAATCTGCAAAATCGTCCGATAGCTCTCCAAGAAAAGATTTTTGAAAAACTCTTTGAGGTTGCTGAAATTGCTAAATTCTCTCCCAAGGAAAAAGAACGGTACGAAGAGAGTTTAAAGTATTATCGTGATTTAAAAAATGTCGTGGACGCTTCTAAAGAAGAAGGGCGAATGGAAGGAAAAATAGAAGGACGAGAAGAAGAAAAAATAGAAATTGCTTCCAATCTAAAAAAACAAGGTATTCCTATCGCTGTCATTATACAAGCAACAGGCTTATCTGAAGATATAATTGAAAATTTGTAG
- the fbp gene encoding class 1 fructose-bisphosphatase, with the protein MNRIITLDEFIIQRQKDFPFATGELSGLLRDIGLASKIISREVNKAGLADIAGQAGTQENASGEVVQKLDVLADNLLISCLQNSGECCGIASEENDTYVPIEKSLNAKYVVLFDPLDGSSNIDVNVSIGTIFAIYRRISDDGACQLNDFLQDGVEQVAAGYVVYGSSTMLVYTTGKGVNGFTLDPSIGEFCLSHPNIRIPQEGKVYAVNQCAYHKFDAPIREFIDECMDKECTFRYVGSMVADVHRTLIKGGIFMYPATTTAPKGKLRLLYECNPLSFIVEQASGRSTNGTQRILELEATELHQRTPIFMGSPNMVNRVEEFILAANKVMV; encoded by the coding sequence ATGAATAGAATTATTACTTTGGATGAATTTATCATCCAACGTCAAAAAGATTTTCCATTTGCTACTGGTGAACTCTCTGGATTATTAAGAGATATTGGACTAGCTTCCAAAATAATTAGTAGAGAAGTCAACAAAGCAGGTTTAGCTGATATTGCGGGGCAAGCAGGAACACAAGAAAATGCTTCTGGTGAGGTAGTTCAAAAGTTAGATGTTTTAGCAGATAACCTACTAATTTCTTGTCTTCAAAATAGTGGTGAGTGTTGTGGCATTGCTTCTGAGGAAAACGATACTTATGTCCCTATTGAGAAAAGTCTAAATGCCAAATATGTTGTCTTGTTTGACCCCCTAGATGGCTCTAGCAATATTGATGTTAATGTTTCTATAGGAACTATTTTTGCTATCTACAGACGAATTTCTGATGATGGTGCTTGCCAATTGAATGATTTTTTGCAAGATGGAGTTGAGCAGGTAGCTGCTGGTTATGTTGTTTATGGCTCTTCAACCATGTTGGTTTACACCACAGGCAAAGGGGTTAATGGATTTACCCTAGACCCTTCTATTGGAGAGTTTTGTTTGTCTCATCCTAATATTCGAATTCCTCAAGAAGGAAAAGTTTATGCTGTCAATCAATGTGCTTATCACAAATTTGATGCTCCTATCAGAGAATTTATTGACGAATGTATGGACAAAGAATGCACCTTCCGTTATGTTGGCTCTATGGTTGCGGATGTCCATCGTACCTTGATAAAAGGTGGTATTTTTATGTATCCTGCAACTACTACTGCTCCCAAAGGCAAGTTGCGTTTGCTTTATGAGTGCAATCCTTTGTCTTTTATTGTAGAACAAGCCAGTGGTCGTTCTACCAATGGAACGCAGCGTATTCTTGAATTAGAAGCGACTGAACTCCACCAAAGAACACCTATTTTTATGGGCTCTCCCAATATGGTTAACCGTGTAGAGGAATTTATTCTAGCCGCTAATAAGGTAATGGTTTAA
- a CDS encoding zinc ribbon domain-containing protein encodes MKKNKQVPNKRKIIYQIGLGLIIIGGLLFLSTFITFAINFGNFENFDQQMSSHFFRAIGGMLSIIIGGFLLFVGKLGLAGSGLVLDTEQKRKDLEPINRMLGKQLGDVLEASNIKSHFGQQNHQIIKIRCQSCNHLNDEQNKFCGKCGKKI; translated from the coding sequence ATGAAAAAAAATAAGCAAGTTCCCAACAAAAGGAAAATTATTTACCAAATTGGTCTTGGGCTCATTATAATTGGAGGTTTACTATTTCTTTCAACCTTTATAACCTTTGCCATTAACTTTGGAAATTTTGAAAATTTTGACCAGCAAATGAGTAGCCATTTTTTTAGAGCTATAGGAGGAATGTTATCCATCATCATTGGTGGATTTCTTTTATTCGTAGGCAAATTAGGTCTAGCGGGTTCGGGGTTAGTGTTAGATACTGAACAAAAAAGAAAAGACTTAGAGCCCATTAATAGAATGCTTGGAAAACAATTAGGCGATGTATTAGAAGCGTCAAATATTAAATCCCATTTTGGACAACAAAACCATCAAATCATAAAAATCAGATGTCAATCATGCAATCACCTCAATGATGAACAAAATAAGTTTTGTGGTAAGTGTGGCAAAAAAATTTAA
- a CDS encoding heavy-metal-associated domain-containing protein, with amino-acid sequence MKIIKMVLLPIMILLLNLSSVFCQDQLDANKYITKKETKNKSTIISKTYKLKGLKQSCCLGIVTYSLKEVKGFIRAESNLKQQKILVWYDSKKCKEEAIKKAINKTPYPIED; translated from the coding sequence ATGAAAATAATAAAAATGGTACTGTTGCCAATTATGATCTTGTTGTTAAATTTGTCTAGTGTATTTTGCCAGGATCAGTTAGATGCTAATAAATATATTACAAAGAAGGAGACTAAAAATAAGTCTACTATTATATCCAAAACATATAAATTAAAGGGCCTAAAACAGTCTTGTTGCTTAGGTATTGTGACTTATTCTTTAAAAGAGGTTAAAGGGTTTATAAGAGCAGAGAGTAATTTGAAACAACAAAAAATTTTGGTATGGTATGATAGCAAAAAATGCAAAGAAGAAGCCATCAAAAAGGCTATCAATAAAACGCCTTACCCTATTGAAGATTAG
- a CDS encoding TVP38/TMEM64 family protein gives MLGLLIIAKYTTLGTYFSVEKLQALIKDAGNWGLFIFFLVFLVGTLMSVPGAVFLVFAILTYGYLGGILLSYLAAILCAMINFLFARFIGGKALSEIKNKRIQKVLSKVETHPIQTICWLRVFMLLSPVVNYAMALTNIKSRQFFIGNAIAMIFPFAFIILGTVFFRSLFFQEVILVWVKSVIS, from the coding sequence ATGCTCGGGTTATTGATAATAGCAAAATATACCACACTAGGAACTTATTTTAGTGTAGAGAAATTGCAAGCATTAATTAAGGACGCAGGAAATTGGGGCTTGTTCATTTTCTTTCTCGTTTTTCTAGTGGGAACGCTAATGAGTGTGCCAGGGGCTGTTTTTTTGGTTTTTGCGATTTTAACCTATGGTTACCTAGGAGGCATCTTATTGTCTTATTTGGCAGCAATTTTGTGTGCAATGATTAATTTTTTGTTTGCTCGATTTATAGGAGGGAAGGCCTTGTCGGAAATCAAGAACAAAAGAATCCAAAAAGTGTTATCTAAAGTAGAGACCCACCCCATTCAAACCATTTGTTGGTTGCGTGTTTTTATGTTGTTGTCACCTGTTGTTAATTATGCAATGGCGTTAACGAATATAAAATCGAGGCAGTTTTTTATTGGCAATGCAATAGCAATGATCTTTCCTTTTGCGTTTATTATACTAGGAACAGTGTTTTTTAGAAGCCTATTTTTCCAAGAAGTTATCTTAGTTTGGGTAAAATCCGTAATAAGCTAA
- a CDS encoding type IV pili methyl-accepting chemotaxis transducer N-terminal domain-containing protein, whose protein sequence is MKQVVLVVLMIFSLVPLDAQQNDKAFLIGDLLNKAGAQRMLTQRMGKAYIAMYIGMDVDANKKVIDGSVALFENRLQELKASKINGRYNQRLNKVQNLWTSYKELIMSRPTKENIEKLLVDNTVILESCELVVYELELHGSRFSKKNDLYKMNSNIVHLENVAGRQRMLTERILFYFLAHQSIIGLAPQIEKELNLALQDYEKTLVELMGATENTPEIDYRLTLLSNEWETIAKFCTVKVEDASRIKDVLKLGNKLLASMDEVTVLYEDLIDFRVASLLLNNAINMANKQSMLVQKIAKSYIVAGMVDHDKHRKNLEDDITLFEHHIDELKLFAPIDEITTGLDIVDDLWTNYRNQAMSPTTKEGAKKLLYANNELLRGCDNVVMLLEMYAKIYKKSVSRFNSDMSHWTNQIGRQEMLTERILMYSYAMAWGVDDSHLAEELERTGYKYIKNLNELNSAFPVPDLERRGQALVDKWGTIKIYLEDIDNHKEDLLEWALSLSKELDALTGLYEERINKMVTEEAIDKANYQCMLSQKIATSYLAIGMNLNVKHYEQQFDKDKLLFQRQLEELEAFANTNDLKEVLTEVNQLWNTYQITFTGKLLKEKTPHLLEISQEMLTACEQVVERIKKGGESEQVAMVDDAAHLRTMTEQVLLFALAERWEVGNFQAENMKVLNAFEQKVKFLSNNENNSPKITKSLTAISKHHKRLKESCQKLKEVDLYSILVLHNVLLLETEKLTKAYEESILF, encoded by the coding sequence ATGAAACAGGTCGTATTGGTAGTTTTGATGATTTTTTCTTTAGTTCCTTTGGATGCGCAACAAAATGACAAGGCATTTCTTATTGGGGATTTATTGAATAAGGCAGGCGCTCAACGTATGTTAACCCAACGAATGGGAAAGGCTTACATTGCTATGTATATTGGGATGGATGTAGATGCAAATAAAAAGGTAATTGATGGTAGCGTTGCGCTTTTTGAAAATCGGCTTCAGGAACTAAAAGCTTCAAAAATTAATGGTCGTTATAATCAACGACTTAATAAAGTACAAAACTTATGGACGTCTTATAAAGAACTTATAATGAGTCGCCCAACCAAAGAAAACATAGAAAAATTATTAGTAGACAATACCGTTATTTTGGAAAGCTGTGAATTAGTAGTTTATGAGTTAGAGTTACATGGCAGTCGTTTTTCTAAAAAAAATGACCTCTATAAAATGAACAGCAATATTGTGCACCTAGAAAATGTAGCTGGGAGACAACGAATGCTAACCGAAAGAATTTTGTTCTATTTTTTGGCTCATCAATCTATCATTGGGCTAGCTCCACAAATAGAAAAAGAACTGAATCTTGCTCTACAAGATTACGAAAAAACATTAGTTGAATTAATGGGAGCAACTGAAAATACGCCTGAAATTGATTATCGTTTGACGTTGTTGAGTAATGAATGGGAGACCATTGCTAAGTTTTGTACTGTAAAAGTAGAGGATGCTAGCCGTATCAAAGATGTGTTGAAATTGGGAAATAAGCTTTTGGCATCCATGGACGAGGTTACAGTGTTGTATGAAGATTTAATAGATTTTCGAGTAGCTTCTTTGTTGTTGAATAATGCAATCAATATGGCCAACAAACAAAGTATGTTAGTTCAAAAAATTGCAAAATCTTATATTGTTGCGGGAATGGTGGATCATGACAAACATAGAAAAAATTTGGAAGATGATATAACGCTATTTGAACATCATATTGATGAATTAAAGTTATTTGCGCCTATTGACGAAATTACAACGGGATTAGATATAGTGGACGATCTTTGGACAAATTATAGAAATCAAGCAATGAGTCCAACAACTAAAGAGGGGGCTAAAAAATTACTATATGCTAATAATGAATTGCTAAGAGGCTGTGATAATGTTGTGATGTTATTAGAAATGTATGCAAAAATTTACAAAAAAAGTGTTTCTAGATTTAATAGTGATATGTCGCACTGGACCAATCAAATTGGTCGTCAAGAGATGTTAACAGAGCGCATATTAATGTATAGCTATGCGATGGCTTGGGGAGTTGATGATAGTCATTTGGCAGAAGAACTAGAGCGTACAGGATACAAATACATCAAAAACTTAAATGAGCTAAACAGCGCTTTTCCTGTTCCTGATTTGGAGCGTAGAGGGCAAGCCTTGGTTGATAAATGGGGAACCATTAAAATTTATTTGGAGGATATTGACAATCACAAGGAGGATTTGTTAGAGTGGGCTTTATCCTTATCTAAAGAATTGGATGCATTAACGGGTTTGTATGAAGAGCGAATTAATAAAATGGTAACAGAAGAGGCTATTGATAAGGCTAACTACCAATGTATGCTATCTCAAAAAATAGCAACAAGTTACTTAGCGATCGGCATGAACCTGAATGTGAAGCACTATGAGCAGCAATTTGATAAAGATAAATTATTGTTTCAAAGACAATTGGAGGAATTGGAAGCTTTTGCTAACACAAACGATCTGAAAGAGGTTTTAACGGAAGTAAATCAACTTTGGAATACGTATCAAATTACATTTACTGGTAAATTATTAAAAGAAAAAACACCTCATCTATTAGAAATTAGCCAAGAAATGCTTACCGCTTGTGAACAGGTTGTGGAGCGTATTAAGAAGGGAGGCGAAAGTGAACAAGTGGCGATGGTGGATGATGCAGCACATCTAAGAACGATGACAGAACAGGTGTTGTTATTTGCTTTGGCTGAACGATGGGAAGTTGGTAATTTCCAAGCTGAAAATATGAAAGTACTGAATGCATTTGAACAAAAAGTTAAATTCTTAAGTAATAATGAAAATAATTCACCAAAAATAACCAAGAGTTTAACGGCCATAAGTAAACACCATAAACGACTGAAAGAAAGTTGCCAAAAACTCAAGGAAGTGGATCTATACAGTATATTGGTTTTGCACAATGTTCTGCTATTAGAGACAGAAAAATTGACAAAGGCATATGAAGAATCTATTCTTTTCTAG
- a CDS encoding Rpn family recombination-promoting nuclease/putative transposase — MSSMLTMSSENKYINLLTNFRCSEVAEIAKFSPKEKERYEERLKYYRDLKNIVDASKEEGRMEGKMEGKIEGRMEGKIEGRIEGRMEGRMEGREEEKIEIASNLKKQGIPIAVIIQATGLSEDVIENLN, encoded by the coding sequence ATGTCATCAATGCTAACCATGAGCTCAGAAAATAAATACATCAACCTCCTTACTAATTTTAGATGCTCTGAGGTGGCTGAAATAGCTAAATTCTCTCCCAAGGAAAAAGAACGGTACGAAGAGCGTTTAAAGTATTATCGTGATTTAAAAAATATCGTGGACGCTTCTAAAGAAGAAGGGCGAATGGAAGGAAAAATGGAAGGAAAAATAGAAGGGCGAATGGAAGGAAAAATAGAAGGACGAATAGAAGGGCGAATGGAAGGACGAATGGAAGGACGAGAAGAAGAAAAAATAGAAATTGCTTCCAATCTAAAAAAACAAGGTATTCCTATCGCTGTCATTATACAAGCAACAGGCTTATCTGAAGATGTAATTGAAAATTTGAACTAA
- a CDS encoding ribosomal maturation YjgA family protein: MKRNKIYYLILIVSTIILGLATRHYSNYLPSIINLGLGDLLWALMVYWIIGFLFPRYSIQKLALISLSICFLIEFSQLCQVDWLNAMRSNRFGSLVLGKGFLWTDLLAYTIGIGIGMTSELYLEKNYLSQE; encoded by the coding sequence ATGAAAAGAAACAAAATTTACTATCTAATCCTAATTGTTAGTACAATAATACTAGGGTTAGCGACTAGGCACTACTCAAACTACCTTCCCTCTATCATCAACTTAGGCTTAGGGGATCTTTTATGGGCGTTGATGGTTTATTGGATTATTGGCTTCTTATTCCCTCGGTATAGTATTCAAAAACTAGCCCTTATTAGTTTAAGCATCTGTTTTTTAATAGAATTTAGTCAACTTTGTCAAGTAGATTGGCTAAATGCTATGCGAAGCAATCGCTTTGGAAGCCTAGTTTTAGGAAAGGGCTTTTTATGGACAGATCTTCTGGCTTATACCATTGGAATAGGTATTGGAATGACAAGTGAACTCTATTTAGAAAAAAATTATCTTTCTCAAGAATAG
- a CDS encoding segregation and condensation protein A, producing MTYKIKLPEFEGPFDLLLFFIERDELDIYDIPISSITNDFLEYLREMEELNIDTASEFILVASTLMRIKAKMLLPRKELDEEGNEIDPRAELVERLLEYRRYKEVLEELRTLEATRAAMAHRGNVVDEVQQVATAALADAELENLSLFRLLQAYERIMSTFEFRMEKTIHTVVHFHYTIEERRDFLLNSLNSKKKMTFKGIFSACENRLHAIFTFLAILDLMQQERIIFVEGAGGFNDFELKAVESMEDQVEPLDQKEEAVNTLSNSEDHNLN from the coding sequence TTGACCTATAAAATAAAACTTCCTGAATTTGAAGGCCCCTTTGATTTGTTATTGTTCTTTATAGAACGAGATGAATTGGATATTTATGATATTCCCATCTCTTCAATTACCAATGATTTTTTGGAATACCTACGTGAAATGGAGGAACTTAATATTGATACGGCAAGTGAATTTATCCTTGTTGCCTCAACTTTGATGCGTATTAAAGCCAAAATGTTGCTTCCTAGAAAAGAATTGGATGAAGAAGGAAACGAGATTGATCCTAGGGCAGAATTGGTAGAACGATTATTAGAATATCGACGTTATAAAGAGGTCTTGGAAGAGTTAAGAACCTTGGAGGCTACCCGTGCTGCGATGGCACATAGAGGTAATGTAGTGGACGAAGTGCAACAGGTTGCTACAGCGGCTTTGGCAGATGCTGAGCTTGAGAACTTATCTTTGTTTCGTCTGTTGCAAGCGTATGAACGTATTATGTCTACTTTTGAATTTAGAATGGAAAAGACAATACATACTGTTGTTCATTTTCATTATACCATAGAAGAACGGAGAGACTTTTTGTTAAATAGTCTTAATTCTAAAAAGAAAATGACCTTTAAAGGTATCTTTAGTGCTTGTGAAAATCGTTTACATGCTATTTTTACTTTTTTAGCGATCTTGGACTTAATGCAACAAGAACGGATTATCTTTGTTGAAGGGGCTGGAGGATTCAACGATTTTGAACTAAAAGCCGTAGAATCAATGGAAGACCAAGTCGAGCCCTTGGATCAAAAAGAAGAAGCGGTTAATACGTTGAGTAATAGCGAAGATCATAATCTTAATTAA